A genomic stretch from Bos javanicus breed banteng chromosome 3, ARS-OSU_banteng_1.0, whole genome shotgun sequence includes:
- the GAL3ST2 gene encoding galactose-3-O-sulfotransferase 2 encodes MPSSLGGLQRCFWAVLLLLALAVLLLGCIMHVDIGLLMPQLGDQADGPPVTNVMFLKTHKTASSTVLNILYRFAETHNLSAALPAGGRFHLGYPWLFLARYVEGAEQGGPGQRFNIMCNHLRFNPPEVQKVMHSDTFYFSILRNPVFQLESSFVYYKSHVPAFRNVSSLDAFLASPWTYYNQSLGLSNAHARNSMWFDLGFDNDAPPEEGYVRARLLDVEQRFQLLLIAEHFDESMVLLRRLLRWRLDDVVAFRLNSRSQHSVTPLSPAGQERAKHWCALDWRLYQHFNRTFWARLRAELSPRRLRSEVARLRERRRELAAMCLQDSEPKNQSQITDFRLRPYQSGRADILGCNLRPGLDNQTLQMCQRMVMPELQYMAHLYTLQFPDKPPKNIAFLGA; translated from the exons ATGCCGTCCTCTCTGGGGGGCTTGCAGAG GTGCTTCTGGGCCGTGCTCCTCCTCCTGGCCCTGGCTGTGCTCCTGCTGGGCTGCATCATGCACGTGGACATCGGGCTGCTCATGCC CCAACTCGGGGACCAGGCTGATGGGCCTCCCGTCACCAACGTCATGTTTCTTAAGACGCACAAGACGGCCAGCAGCACGGTGCTCAACATCCTCTACCGCTTCGCCGAGACGCACAACCTGTCGGCGGCGCTGCCCGCCGGCGGCCGCTTCCACCTCGGCTACCCCTGGCTCTTCTTGGCGCGCTACGTGGAGGGCGCAGAGCAGGGCGGGCCCGGGCAGCGCTTCAACATCATGTGCAACCACCTGAGGTTCAACCCGCCAGAG GTGCAGAAAGTCATGCACAGCGACACCTTCTACTTTTCCATCCTCAGAAACCCTGTTTTCCAGCTGGAGTCCTCCTTCGTCTACTACAAGAGCCACGTCCCCGCCTTCAGGAACGTCTCCAGCCTGGATGCCTTCTTGGCCTCGCCGTGGACCTACTACAACCAGAGCCTGGGGCTGAGCAACGCCCACGCCCGGAACAGCATGTGGTTCGACCTGGGTTTCGACAATGACGCGCCGCCCGAGGAGGGCTACGTGCGCGCGCGCCTGCTCGACGTGGAGCAGCGCTTTCAGCTGCTGCTCATTGCCGAACATTTCGACGAGTCCATGGTGCTGCTCCGGCGCCTGCTGCGCTGGCGGCTGGACGACGTGGTGGCCTTCAGGCTCAACTCGCGCAGCCAGCACAGTGTCACCCCCTTGTCGCCCGCAGGCCAGGAGCGCGCCAAGCACTGGTGCGCCCTGGACTGGCGCCTGTACCAGCACTTCAACCGCACCTTCTGGGCCCGGCTGCGCGCAGAGCTGAGCCCGCGGCGTCTGCGCTCCGAGGTGGCTCGGCTGCGCGAGCGGCGGCGCGAGCTGGCCGCCATGTGTCTGCAGGACAGCGAGCCCAAGAACCAGTCGCAGATCACCGATTTCCGACTGCGCCCCTACCAGTCGGGCAGGGCCGACATCCTGGGCTGCAACCTCAGGCCGGGTCTGGACAACCAGACGCTGCAGATGTGTCAGCGGATGGTTATGCCTGAGCTCCAGTACATGGCCCACCTGTACACCCTGCAGTTCCCTGACAAACCCCCCAAGAACATTGCCTTCCTGGGGGCCTAG